A single genomic interval of Rubripirellula reticaptiva harbors:
- a CDS encoding SCO family protein, translated as MTTTKRNLPIQHAGRRSNSGVLAVIAVIMTSMVALPVSAIAQGLQNGAEVSLNNGVPREVANVTVEQNLGARIPLNLPLTDSNGRKVKTGHYIDGNKPTIISLNYSNCPMLCSVQLNQLTKSLNELDLQIGQDFQLLSVSIDPKEKPETSLKTKQKYVEQLRKSQPGAAQGWEFCTAQQPIITKLAEILGFKYTYDSKSGEYYHPAMLAFVSPKGIVTRYSLAVAFEPEDLRKAIIEAGDGTVGTPVDQFVLWCFSYDPDSNSYVPQAWKIMRLSGAATVGLMIACLTPYWIGRKGRNHPQDSDDLAESPPSPPTPSA; from the coding sequence GTGACAACGACGAAACGTAACCTTCCGATTCAGCATGCTGGTCGGCGTAGCAACAGCGGAGTGCTTGCGGTAATTGCCGTAATCATGACATCGATGGTTGCGCTGCCCGTCTCGGCGATCGCACAGGGCTTGCAAAACGGTGCCGAGGTTTCGCTCAACAATGGTGTCCCCCGCGAAGTCGCGAACGTCACAGTAGAACAGAATCTTGGTGCACGGATTCCGCTGAACCTACCATTAACCGATTCTAACGGTCGCAAGGTCAAGACCGGCCATTACATCGACGGCAACAAGCCCACCATCATATCACTCAACTACAGCAACTGCCCCATGCTTTGCAGCGTGCAGTTGAACCAGCTGACAAAATCACTAAATGAACTTGATCTTCAGATTGGCCAAGACTTTCAATTGCTTAGCGTGAGCATCGACCCGAAGGAAAAGCCAGAGACCTCACTGAAGACTAAACAAAAGTACGTCGAGCAACTTCGAAAGAGTCAGCCCGGCGCCGCACAGGGCTGGGAATTTTGCACAGCCCAGCAACCGATCATCACCAAGTTGGCCGAAATACTCGGCTTCAAATATACCTATGACAGTAAATCTGGCGAATACTATCACCCGGCGATGTTGGCGTTCGTATCTCCAAAAGGCATCGTCACACGATACTCGTTGGCTGTTGCGTTCGAACCAGAAGATTTACGCAAGGCGATCATCGAAGCTGGTGATGGAACCGTCGGAACGCCAGTCGATCAATTCGTGCTGTGGTGTTTCAGCTATGACCCGGACAGCAACAGTTACGTACCTCAGGCATGGAAGATCATGCGTCTAAGTGGAGCAGCGACCGTCGGATTGATGATTGCTTGCCTGACGCCCTACTGGATCGGCCGTAAAGGACGAAACCATCCTCAAGACAGCGACGACTTGGCGGAAAGCCCGCCGTCACCACCGACGCCCAGTGCGTAA
- the nrfD gene encoding NrfD/PsrC family molybdoenzyme membrane anchor subunit, which yields MSLAIPNGLDNSVERPGERAPLVLGDTTFHDITETVCCVAERKPNKAWVIGFLISFALLQWFGICIAYLLYTGVGVWGNRSPVFWGWPIVNFVFWVGIGHAGTLISAILYLFRQDWRTGINRAAEAMTIFAVACAGTFPGIHVGRAWLAFWLAPYPSLNLWMWPQFRSPLLWDVFAVSTYGTVSLLFWYMGMVPDLATFRDRSKNKWRRMAYGILSLGWSGSSRHWMRYEKAYALLAAFAAPLVLSVHTIVSFDFAVSQVPGWHTTIFPPYFVAGAIFSGFAMVLTLMIPARTMLGLEKLITIRHLDNMCKIILATGSIVGLAYGTEFFIAWYGQVPEEKFAFLNRAFGPYWWAYWTMISCNVISPQFFWFKKIRTTPWMIVIVSIFVNIGMWFERFVIVISSLSRDYLPSAWAYFSPTWVDWSMLIGSFGLFFTLFLLFCRLMPVINMAEVKWTLAKQHHMTHEDEH from the coding sequence ATGTCACTTGCGATCCCAAACGGACTGGACAACAGCGTCGAACGCCCGGGCGAACGTGCCCCGTTGGTGTTGGGCGACACGACCTTTCACGACATCACCGAAACGGTGTGCTGTGTTGCCGAACGAAAGCCAAACAAGGCGTGGGTGATCGGGTTCCTGATCTCGTTCGCGTTGCTGCAGTGGTTCGGAATCTGCATTGCGTATCTGCTGTACACCGGTGTCGGCGTGTGGGGAAACCGCTCGCCGGTTTTCTGGGGCTGGCCGATTGTTAACTTCGTGTTTTGGGTCGGTATCGGTCACGCAGGTACTCTGATCAGCGCGATTTTGTACTTGTTCCGACAAGACTGGCGAACGGGAATCAACCGAGCTGCCGAGGCGATGACGATTTTCGCCGTCGCATGTGCCGGTACCTTTCCGGGTATCCACGTTGGCCGAGCTTGGCTTGCGTTTTGGTTGGCACCTTACCCGAGTTTGAACCTTTGGATGTGGCCACAATTCCGCAGTCCATTGCTATGGGACGTGTTTGCTGTTTCGACGTACGGCACCGTTTCGCTGCTGTTCTGGTACATGGGCATGGTGCCTGACTTGGCAACATTCCGTGACCGATCCAAGAACAAGTGGCGACGAATGGCCTACGGCATTCTGTCCCTCGGTTGGTCGGGATCATCGCGTCACTGGATGCGTTACGAAAAAGCTTATGCGTTGCTGGCTGCTTTCGCCGCTCCGCTTGTTTTGTCGGTACACACAATCGTTTCGTTTGACTTCGCGGTTTCGCAAGTTCCCGGTTGGCACACGACGATCTTTCCACCGTACTTTGTTGCCGGAGCGATCTTCAGCGGATTTGCGATGGTGCTGACACTGATGATTCCCGCCCGCACCATGTTAGGCCTTGAAAAGCTGATCACGATTCGCCACTTGGACAACATGTGCAAGATCATTCTGGCGACGGGTTCAATCGTGGGCTTGGCCTACGGCACTGAATTCTTCATCGCTTGGTATGGCCAAGTCCCCGAAGAAAAGTTTGCATTCCTCAATCGTGCCTTTGGGCCGTATTGGTGGGCTTACTGGACGATGATCAGTTGCAACGTCATCAGCCCTCAATTTTTCTGGTTCAAGAAAATCCGCACAACGCCTTGGATGATCGTCATCGTCTCCATATTCGTGAACATTGGAATGTGGTTCGAACGTTTTGTCATCGTCATCAGCAGTCTGTCGCGAGATTACCTGCCCAGTGCATGGGCTTACTTCTCGCCAACTTGGGTTGACTGGTCGATGTTGATCGGATCGTTCGGGTTGTTCTTCACGCTGTTCTTGTTGTTCTGCCGCTTGATGCCGGTGATCAACATGGCCGAAGTGAAATGGACGTTGGCGAAGCAGCATCATATGACCCATGAAGACGAGCACTGA
- a CDS encoding PIN/TRAM domain-containing protein, which produces MALIILRFLFLLCAGGVSAIINTQLLDTSTSVPWLVFAGTMAFAIVIVIADIFAPKKKIDTISSIYFGLLIGVLLTYVLSIAIAPLLAQTVIGPAIPQMVMALVLCYICVSVLLQTKDDFRFLIPYVEFVREVKGFKPLILDTSVVIDGRIADLVGTGIFDNQLIMPRFALTELQAIADSSDKLRRTRGRRGLDVLNRMRADDNVDLMIFDRELPELAGQTVDLKLVLLAKHLEGKVVTGDFNLNKVAKLHNVPVINLNEISNSLRPVFLPDETFRLKVIKAGEGAEQGIGYLDDGTMVVIEGGRNRIGQELDVRVTSTLQTNAGKMIFSKVESR; this is translated from the coding sequence ATGGCGCTGATCATTCTTCGTTTTCTGTTTTTGCTATGCGCCGGTGGCGTATCGGCAATTATCAATACGCAGTTGCTCGACACGTCGACTTCGGTGCCTTGGCTGGTGTTTGCCGGGACAATGGCGTTCGCCATCGTGATCGTGATCGCTGACATTTTTGCCCCCAAAAAGAAGATCGACACGATCTCGTCGATCTATTTTGGATTGCTAATCGGCGTGTTACTGACTTACGTCTTGTCGATTGCAATCGCGCCTCTGCTTGCGCAAACAGTGATCGGGCCAGCGATTCCGCAAATGGTGATGGCGTTAGTGCTGTGCTACATCTGCGTCAGTGTGCTGCTTCAGACTAAAGATGACTTCCGTTTTTTGATTCCCTATGTCGAGTTCGTCCGTGAAGTGAAGGGTTTCAAACCATTGATCTTGGACACCAGCGTGGTGATCGATGGCCGGATTGCTGATTTAGTTGGTACGGGAATCTTTGACAACCAGTTAATCATGCCTCGATTTGCGTTGACCGAATTGCAGGCGATCGCCGACAGCAGCGACAAGCTTCGTCGAACACGTGGACGCCGCGGGTTGGATGTGCTGAACCGAATGCGCGCGGACGACAATGTTGACCTGATGATTTTTGACCGCGAGCTTCCTGAACTCGCCGGCCAAACGGTTGATTTAAAATTAGTGCTGTTGGCAAAGCACCTGGAAGGCAAAGTGGTCACGGGCGACTTCAACTTGAACAAGGTCGCCAAACTGCACAATGTTCCCGTGATCAACTTGAATGAGATCAGCAATTCGCTTCGACCAGTTTTCTTGCCAGACGAAACATTCCGCTTGAAGGTCATCAAGGCTGGTGAAGGTGCCGAACAGGGCATCGGATACCTGGACGACGGCACAATGGTCGTGATCGAGGGTGGGCGTAATCGGATTGGACAAGAGCTTGATGTGCGAGTGACCAGCACGCTGCAGACCAACGCTGGCAAGATGATTTTCTCGAAAGTCGAAAGCCGCTAG
- a CDS encoding cytochrome C oxidase subunit IV family protein: MSAHSHAEDGHGEHREGYDFAHPMPVSMLLTVFGILIGLTILTVAQASFDFGSFDLYIVMGIATVKALLVGLFFMHLLWDKPFNAILFLGSFVFLALFIILTLTDSSQTSDSFEPKIDDVVPVVAEG, from the coding sequence ATGTCAGCTCACTCCCATGCAGAAGACGGCCACGGCGAACATCGCGAAGGCTATGACTTTGCTCACCCGATGCCGGTATCGATGTTGCTGACAGTCTTCGGGATTTTGATCGGCTTAACGATCTTGACCGTCGCCCAAGCAAGCTTTGACTTTGGCAGCTTTGACTTGTACATCGTGATGGGAATCGCGACCGTGAAGGCACTGTTAGTGGGCCTGTTTTTCATGCACTTGCTGTGGGACAAGCCGTTCAATGCTATCCTGTTTTTGGGGTCATTCGTCTTCTTGGCTTTGTTCATCATTTTGACATTGACCGACAGCAGTCAGACGTCGGATTCATTCGAACCCAAGATTGATGACGTCGTCCCAGTTGTCGCGGAAGGTTAA
- a CDS encoding cytochrome c oxidase subunit 3: protein MSTIDVAPENAHDAHGHDHDHPSFLAHHFDTPEQQFDSGKLGIWLFLVTEVLFFGGMFCAYAIFRMLRPDVFEGSSQFLNTKLGAINTGVLLFSSLTMAWAVRCSQTEEYKKLTAMLASTLSCAMIFLGVKSIEYSHKWGMGLLPAGSFFYDPANPHPTATEMVEKHGFSAGTAFFLENGLYFLCAPFALLMVGVLVWLAVSVLKGDKFQTACAMPLSVVCICFFVGVGLGMILESGSDEGHGAHTVAGEHAGDGHVATGDHDHDHASPAKHAAVQVGTDSDLTIRERLATDVTNSGISSELSARERQTTLAQGSVVTDTSTIEGGISETEQNVLTPRTAGIFFGIYYCMTGVHAIHILCGIGVLTWLLIRSVRHDFNRQYFGPVDYVGLYWHLVDLIWIYLFPLLYLIR from the coding sequence ATGTCCACCATCGACGTTGCTCCCGAAAATGCGCACGACGCGCACGGTCACGATCACGACCATCCGTCGTTTTTGGCGCACCATTTTGACACTCCCGAGCAGCAATTTGACAGCGGTAAGTTGGGCATCTGGCTGTTTCTCGTTACTGAAGTGTTGTTTTTCGGCGGTATGTTCTGCGCCTACGCGATCTTCCGCATGCTCAGGCCCGATGTTTTTGAAGGTAGCAGTCAGTTTTTGAACACCAAACTTGGTGCGATCAATACCGGCGTGTTGTTGTTTAGCTCGCTGACGATGGCATGGGCTGTGCGTTGCTCCCAGACCGAGGAATACAAAAAGCTGACCGCGATGTTGGCGTCGACGCTGTCCTGTGCCATGATCTTTTTGGGCGTCAAGTCCATCGAGTATTCGCACAAATGGGGCATGGGTTTGTTGCCCGCCGGATCATTCTTTTACGATCCCGCCAACCCACATCCAACTGCGACCGAAATGGTCGAAAAGCATGGTTTTTCGGCGGGCACGGCTTTCTTCCTTGAAAACGGCCTGTACTTTTTGTGTGCGCCATTCGCGTTGCTAATGGTTGGCGTTCTGGTATGGCTAGCGGTTTCAGTTTTGAAGGGCGACAAGTTCCAGACCGCGTGTGCGATGCCATTGTCGGTCGTCTGCATCTGCTTCTTTGTGGGTGTTGGACTTGGTATGATCTTAGAAAGCGGTAGCGACGAGGGACACGGTGCACACACAGTGGCGGGCGAACACGCCGGCGATGGACATGTGGCGACTGGCGATCATGATCATGACCACGCGTCCCCAGCTAAACATGCTGCGGTCCAGGTTGGCACTGACTCGGACCTGACAATCCGCGAGCGCCTAGCGACAGACGTGACGAACTCGGGAATCAGCAGTGAACTGTCTGCTCGAGAACGTCAAACGACTTTGGCCCAAGGATCGGTTGTCACCGACACTTCAACGATCGAAGGTGGCATTAGCGAAACAGAACAAAATGTTTTGACTCCCCGGACTGCTGGCATCTTCTTCGGCATCTACTACTGCATGACCGGCGTTCACGCGATCCACATTTTATGCGGGATCGGGGTTCTGACTTGGTTGTTGATCCGGTCAGTCCGACATGACTTCAACCGTCAATATTTTGGCCCCGTCGATTATGTTGGGCTGTACTGGCACTTGGTTGACTTGATTTGGATCTACTTGTTCCCGCTATTGTATTTGATCCGTTAG
- a CDS encoding cytochrome c oxidase subunit II, with translation MKLTNAFSLVGDYAEPYAWFPESASTFSETNDWLYNWITYTCVVFFVPIMCALFYFAVKYRKPKGAKAESNVSHNTVLELTWSIVPSFFLVGMFVMGARAYLDMRDAPEGANEVNVQAFKWGWTIDYGSGVFHPELHLLLDEPVKLSMRSTDVIHSLYIPAFRAKKDIVPGRYNFMWFKPTVASEKVSDEELAAATKQTKERGESWSYDDHQFTPDGYRFFDLYCAEYCGTNHSEMQTVVVVHETLEDLNAWIKKYSARPTGVDPATYGATLYNNRGCAGCHSLDGSKRVGPSFQGLYGRPEEMVTGESIKADENYIRESILYPKEKVVAGYQPVMPSYKGQLSDDDIYSIVEYLKTLSTTGAATK, from the coding sequence ATGAAACTTACAAACGCATTCTCGCTGGTCGGTGACTACGCTGAACCGTATGCGTGGTTCCCGGAATCGGCTTCAACGTTTTCGGAAACGAACGACTGGCTTTACAATTGGATCACGTACACCTGCGTCGTGTTCTTTGTCCCGATCATGTGTGCTTTGTTTTACTTCGCGGTGAAGTACCGAAAGCCCAAGGGAGCGAAAGCTGAAAGCAATGTGTCGCACAACACAGTGCTGGAATTGACCTGGTCGATCGTTCCATCGTTTTTTTTGGTCGGCATGTTCGTGATGGGCGCGCGTGCTTACTTGGACATGCGAGACGCCCCTGAGGGTGCAAACGAAGTCAACGTCCAAGCCTTCAAGTGGGGCTGGACCATCGATTACGGCTCGGGCGTTTTCCACCCTGAATTGCACCTTTTGCTAGACGAACCGGTCAAGTTGTCGATGCGTTCAACCGACGTCATTCACAGTCTCTACATCCCAGCATTCCGTGCCAAGAAAGATATCGTTCCGGGTCGCTACAACTTCATGTGGTTCAAGCCGACCGTCGCCAGTGAAAAAGTCAGCGATGAAGAGTTGGCAGCGGCTACGAAACAAACCAAAGAACGCGGCGAATCGTGGAGCTATGACGACCACCAATTTACTCCGGATGGTTACAGGTTTTTCGACCTTTACTGCGCTGAATACTGTGGCACCAATCACTCGGAAATGCAGACTGTTGTTGTCGTCCACGAGACGCTTGAAGACCTGAACGCGTGGATTAAAAAATATAGCGCTCGCCCCACGGGTGTCGACCCAGCAACCTACGGCGCGACGCTGTACAACAACCGCGGATGTGCGGGTTGCCACAGCCTTGATGGTAGTAAGCGCGTCGGACCTTCTTTCCAAGGGCTGTACGGGCGTCCCGAGGAAATGGTCACGGGTGAGTCGATCAAGGCAGATGAAAACTACATCCGCGAATCGATTTTGTACCCGAAAGAAAAAGTGGTTGCCGGATACCAGCCAGTAATGCCAAGTTATAAGGGTCAACTTAGCGACGACGACATCTACTCGATCGTCGAGTACTTGAAAACACTTTCAACGACCGGCGCCGCGACGAAATAG
- the folK gene encoding 2-amino-4-hydroxy-6-hydroxymethyldihydropteridine diphosphokinase gives MNAQCLISFGSNLGDRDQRIADAAAIVSQSPLVKNFLASRLFETPPIGGPGGQEPFLNAVAAFDTTATAREVLELLQDTENRLGRLRRQRWGARSIDLDVVLHGELIGGSSALVVPHPRYTARQFVLQPACDVAPHYRDPRFGWTIEQLSCHLSKGAASLSMIGGEGTIREDLCQRLEAEHGVKTFTDPETDPAKCRDHASWVSSFVPPLPMESGSDESLPMTPRLIVRIQRITPATCWPAPHQMWPAGGRWPEYRLEVDDQDWAVTEIVSALASMRCPIRPVTADGSWAGSL, from the coding sequence ATGAACGCACAATGTTTGATCAGTTTCGGCAGCAATCTTGGCGACCGAGACCAGCGAATCGCCGATGCGGCCGCGATTGTTTCTCAGTCGCCGCTAGTCAAAAATTTTTTGGCCAGCCGTTTGTTTGAAACGCCACCGATTGGTGGCCCGGGCGGCCAGGAACCCTTTCTGAACGCGGTCGCTGCATTCGATACCACGGCGACCGCACGCGAAGTTCTCGAACTACTGCAAGACACCGAAAATCGACTGGGACGACTGCGACGGCAACGCTGGGGTGCACGGTCGATTGACTTGGACGTCGTCTTACACGGCGAGTTGATTGGCGGGTCAAGTGCGTTGGTGGTTCCCCATCCTCGTTACACCGCGCGTCAGTTTGTGCTGCAGCCCGCCTGTGATGTCGCACCGCACTATCGAGATCCTCGTTTCGGCTGGACGATCGAGCAACTCTCTTGTCACCTCAGCAAAGGCGCAGCTTCGCTTTCGATGATCGGCGGTGAGGGAACGATTCGCGAAGATCTTTGCCAACGGCTCGAGGCCGAGCATGGCGTCAAAACGTTCACTGATCCGGAAACGGATCCGGCGAAATGTCGCGATCACGCGTCGTGGGTGTCCAGCTTTGTTCCACCGCTTCCAATGGAATCGGGCAGCGATGAATCATTGCCGATGACGCCTCGTTTGATCGTAAGGATCCAACGCATCACCCCAGCGACATGCTGGCCCGCACCGCATCAAATGTGGCCAGCTGGTGGCAGATGGCCTGAATACCGTTTGGAAGTTGACGATCAAGATTGGGCCGTCACCGAAATCGTATCGGCGCTAGCGTCGATGCGCTGTCCGATCCGTCCGGTAACCGCCGACGGATCATGGGCCGGTTCTCTCTAA
- a CDS encoding quinol:electron acceptor oxidoreductase subunit ActD, which yields MKTSTEITMSESKDKKIHGIVAEYATVDSLMAACRKVRDAGYTKTDAFAPFAVHGIDKALGIKPTKLPWIVLCCGLTGTATGLLMQIWMNGIDYPYIISGKPFISLPAFIPVAFELTILFASFGAFFGMWALNGLPKFSNPVFTDPRFDRVTDDRFFVYIDSTDEKYNQSSVEKLFGETGSEYIQSVLEDDSPKKVPKFMITTWIVVMALSVIPLLVVLRMRVTNSPLPRFHVFYDMDFSPSKDAQQNTTLFADARAMRPNVPGTVARGQMDLNFQTGIDIDALAKIDGPRAAMLVRALDDADLAEEDEAVNEETAKPAASVMDTTPWLSENPREISLELVEKGQQQFGIYCSVCHGMNGSGNGLVNRRAQKLLSATWIPPSSLHQQSLYAENYPDGKLFNTISNGIRKMPGYASQIKVEDRWAIVAYVRALQSSQNASMDQVPASEKKRIEKLKTQVDKKLKEQAEAEKKAADEAAAKAKEAEKEDAEAAAAKTPSA from the coding sequence ATGAAGACGAGCACTGAAATAACGATGTCAGAATCTAAAGATAAAAAAATCCACGGGATCGTCGCAGAATACGCAACGGTCGACTCGTTGATGGCTGCTTGTCGCAAAGTCCGCGATGCCGGTTACACCAAGACGGATGCCTTCGCACCGTTCGCGGTTCACGGCATCGACAAGGCGCTCGGCATCAAGCCGACGAAGCTGCCTTGGATTGTGCTTTGCTGCGGCCTGACCGGCACTGCAACAGGCCTGCTGATGCAGATCTGGATGAACGGTATCGACTACCCGTACATCATCTCGGGCAAGCCCTTCATCTCGTTGCCGGCATTCATTCCGGTAGCGTTTGAATTGACCATTTTGTTTGCATCGTTTGGTGCGTTCTTTGGCATGTGGGCACTCAACGGTTTGCCAAAGTTCAGCAATCCTGTTTTTACCGACCCGCGTTTCGACCGCGTCACCGACGATCGTTTCTTTGTCTACATTGACTCGACCGACGAAAAGTACAACCAATCGAGCGTTGAAAAACTGTTCGGCGAAACCGGTAGCGAGTACATCCAATCGGTCCTCGAAGACGACTCGCCCAAGAAGGTGCCGAAGTTCATGATCACGACCTGGATCGTGGTGATGGCGTTGTCGGTGATCCCGTTGTTGGTTGTCTTGCGAATGCGAGTAACCAACAGTCCGCTGCCGCGTTTCCACGTCTTTTATGACATGGACTTCTCGCCATCGAAGGACGCCCAGCAAAACACGACTCTGTTTGCTGACGCTCGTGCGATGCGACCGAACGTTCCCGGAACCGTCGCTCGTGGCCAGATGGACCTCAACTTCCAAACGGGTATCGACATCGACGCGCTCGCAAAAATTGACGGCCCTCGCGCCGCCATGTTGGTGCGAGCTCTCGATGACGCTGACTTGGCTGAAGAGGACGAAGCTGTCAACGAAGAAACTGCCAAGCCAGCAGCCAGCGTGATGGATACGACGCCGTGGTTGAGCGAGAATCCACGCGAAATATCGCTTGAACTAGTGGAAAAAGGACAGCAACAATTCGGCATCTACTGCTCGGTCTGTCACGGCATGAACGGCAGTGGAAACGGATTGGTCAATCGCCGCGCACAGAAGCTGTTGTCGGCGACCTGGATTCCACCGTCCTCGCTGCACCAACAAAGTTTGTACGCCGAAAACTATCCGGACGGCAAACTCTTTAACACAATCAGCAACGGCATTCGCAAGATGCCTGGCTACGCCTCGCAAATCAAGGTTGAAGATCGCTGGGCCATCGTCGCCTACGTTCGAGCACTTCAGAGCAGTCAAAATGCGTCGATGGACCAAGTACCGGCTAGCGAAAAGAAGCGAATCGAAAAGCTAAAGACGCAAGTCGACAAGAAACTGAAAGAACAAGCCGAAGCCGAAAAGAAGGCTGCTGATGAAGCAGCGGCAAAGGCTAAGGAAGCCGAGAAAGAAGATGCCGAGGCTGCCGCAGCCAAGACACCTTCGGCGTAA
- a CDS encoding cytochrome c oxidase subunit I, producing MSAGSIPKGSVVRDPGYPTASENYLTNSKGVLSWIFTLDHKRIGVMYLVGVTCAFAFAGLLALLIRLHLFQPDGMIFKGAEANNYYNQLFTLHGAVMVFLFIIPSIPAALGNFLVPVMLGAKDVAFPRLNLCSFYLWCAGAMFFIGALFSTGLDTGWTFYTPYSTTTDTSVIAATMGAFILGFSSIFTGLNFIVTINTMRPPGMTWFRMPLFLWATYSTSIIQVLATPVLGITLLLLIAERTMHIGIFDPEFNGDPVTYQHFFWFYSHPAVYIMILPAFGVISDLISVHSHKRIFGYRFIAYSSIAIALLGFLVWGHHMFTAGMSPMTTIIFSALTFTVSVPSAIKVFNWIATMYKGSISLTTPMCFAIAFIFLFTIGGLTGLHLGTLATDMHLHDTYFVVAHFHYVMVGGTLIAFLGGVFHWWPKMFGKLYSEFGGRLSAAIIFVGFNLTFLPQFVLGSRGMPRRYATYDPEFAYLHQMSTIGALLLGVGLLVALVVLLTSLVKGKKAPANPWGGATLEWHCTSPPPFYNFEHAPVVGDPYDFSNVEWDGANERYVSTEPERKIAPSEIPDAVPAHAKDGH from the coding sequence ATGTCAGCCGGTTCTATTCCGAAAGGCTCCGTCGTTCGCGATCCGGGGTATCCCACCGCGAGTGAGAATTACCTCACGAATTCGAAGGGTGTCCTTAGCTGGATCTTTACGCTTGATCACAAACGGATCGGCGTGATGTACTTGGTTGGCGTCACCTGTGCTTTCGCATTCGCAGGCCTGTTGGCGTTGCTGATCCGGCTGCACTTGTTTCAGCCCGACGGGATGATCTTCAAGGGTGCCGAAGCAAACAACTATTACAACCAGTTGTTCACACTGCACGGTGCGGTGATGGTGTTTCTTTTCATCATCCCCAGCATTCCCGCAGCACTAGGCAACTTTTTGGTCCCCGTCATGTTGGGTGCGAAGGATGTTGCCTTTCCGCGGCTGAACCTTTGCAGCTTCTATCTCTGGTGCGCTGGCGCGATGTTTTTCATCGGCGCATTGTTCAGCACTGGTCTTGATACGGGCTGGACGTTCTACACCCCATACAGCACAACGACCGATACGTCCGTAATCGCTGCCACGATGGGTGCGTTCATTTTGGGTTTTAGTTCGATTTTCACCGGACTGAACTTTATTGTCACGATCAACACGATGCGTCCGCCAGGCATGACGTGGTTCCGAATGCCGCTTTTCTTGTGGGCGACTTATTCGACCAGCATCATCCAAGTTCTGGCGACGCCAGTTCTAGGCATCACGCTTTTGTTGTTGATCGCCGAACGGACAATGCACATCGGTATCTTCGACCCTGAATTCAACGGCGACCCGGTCACGTACCAGCACTTTTTCTGGTTCTACAGCCACCCCGCCGTTTACATCATGATTTTGCCAGCATTCGGCGTTATCAGCGATTTGATCAGCGTCCACAGCCATAAACGAATCTTTGGTTATCGATTCATCGCGTATTCATCGATCGCAATCGCCCTGCTGGGATTTCTGGTATGGGGACACCACATGTTCACCGCGGGCATGAGCCCGATGACGACGATCATTTTCAGTGCTTTGACGTTCACCGTGTCGGTACCTTCGGCGATCAAAGTATTTAACTGGATTGCAACGATGTACAAGGGATCGATCAGCTTGACGACTCCGATGTGCTTTGCCATCGCGTTCATTTTCTTGTTCACGATCGGCGGATTGACAGGACTGCACTTGGGAACGCTTGCGACCGACATGCACTTGCACGACACGTACTTCGTGGTCGCTCACTTCCACTATGTGATGGTCGGCGGAACTCTGATTGCCTTCTTGGGCGGCGTGTTCCACTGGTGGCCAAAAATGTTTGGTAAGTTGTACAGTGAGTTTGGCGGCCGATTGTCTGCAGCGATCATCTTCGTCGGTTTCAACCTGACGTTCTTGCCACAATTCGTACTGGGCAGTCGCGGGATGCCTCGACGCTATGCGACTTATGACCCCGAGTTTGCATACTTGCACCAAATGAGCACCATCGGTGCGTTGCTGCTGGGTGTCGGTTTGTTGGTCGCCTTAGTTGTCTTGCTGACCTCGCTGGTCAAGGGCAAGAAGGCGCCGGCGAATCCATGGGGCGGTGCGACACTTGAATGGCATTGCACCAGCCCGCCACCTTTCTACAACTTTGAACATGCACCGGTCGTCGGCGATCCCTACGATTTCAGCAATGTCGAATGGGACGGGGCGAACGAACGCTACGTTTCCACCGAACCTGAACGCAAAATCGCACCAAGTGAAATACCCGATGCGGTGCCCGCGCACGCCAAAGACGGTCACTAA